From a region of the Teredinibacter turnerae genome:
- the gspK gene encoding type II secretion system minor pseudopilin GspK, with the protein MQTQKQSGMALVLALLVVAIVTAISVELSWRFDLALTRAENRWYGVQANAYLKGAEEFAFMALKFDKEEDNRKGVQVDSLDEFWAAQAAEFPTDEGWVSGRLEDAQARFNVNQLRAKVDDKARRSAEIYKHFTAPQRRFIRLLQSVNLGDEESPLYLDSTTAQNITEAVIDWLDNDANVTGFGGAESDFYGQLDPPYTVPNGPMASVTELNLIRGMTPVLYEKLLPLVIALPEGQTMNINTAPAELLRTLNRQDDLYPLSIEDGVVLAQNRAGGGYDKVEDFVADAKQFFPDSNNGKNNFVADGLGVFTEYFIFYGETQVGEHIRTSKALLYRNGTEVTTIRRTDANF; encoded by the coding sequence ATGCAGACGCAAAAGCAAAGTGGCATGGCGCTGGTGTTGGCGTTACTCGTAGTGGCAATCGTGACCGCTATTTCAGTGGAGCTGAGCTGGCGTTTCGATCTGGCACTTACCCGTGCCGAGAACCGATGGTACGGGGTGCAGGCCAACGCTTATTTAAAGGGCGCGGAAGAGTTTGCCTTTATGGCATTGAAGTTTGATAAAGAAGAGGATAACCGCAAAGGCGTGCAGGTCGACTCGCTCGACGAATTCTGGGCCGCACAGGCTGCAGAGTTTCCGACTGACGAAGGGTGGGTGTCGGGTCGTTTGGAAGATGCCCAGGCGCGATTTAACGTCAATCAATTGCGGGCGAAGGTCGACGATAAAGCGCGTCGCTCTGCTGAGATATACAAGCATTTTACCGCACCGCAACGCCGTTTTATCCGGTTGCTGCAAAGTGTGAATCTTGGCGACGAAGAGTCACCTTTATATCTGGATTCAACTACCGCGCAAAATATTACGGAAGCGGTAATCGACTGGCTTGATAACGACGCCAATGTGACTGGGTTTGGCGGTGCGGAATCCGATTTTTACGGGCAACTCGATCCGCCCTACACCGTACCCAACGGCCCCATGGCCAGCGTGACAGAACTGAATCTGATTCGCGGCATGACACCGGTGTTATATGAAAAACTGTTGCCCTTGGTGATTGCGCTACCGGAAGGCCAAACGATGAACATTAACACTGCGCCCGCGGAACTGCTGCGGACGCTGAACAGGCAAGACGATCTCTACCCGCTGAGCATTGAAGATGGGGTTGTACTAGCACAAAACCGCGCGGGCGGGGGCTACGACAAAGTTGAAGATTTCGTTGCGGATGCCAAACAGTTTTTTCCCGATAGTAACAATGGCAAAAATAATTTTGTCGCCGATGGATTAGGCGTATTTACGGAATATTTTATTTTTTACGGTGAAACCCAGGTGGGTGAACATATCCGTACCAGCAAAGCCTTGCTGTACCGAAATGGCACCGAAGTAACAACCATAAGACGTACAGACGCAAATTTTTAA
- the gspJ gene encoding type II secretion system minor pseudopilin GspJ: MKKSSSKPYSNSRKQQGMTLLEVLIATFVMAMIATMAFGALSVSDRSREVSEDRMKDIQRLDRIWLMMENDLNNALGYARGSENAFSSVGGTDYNGVLPAMQVSYGGEFSLVLMRGGWANPLHFPRTELARVAYKLDQDNILWRYSWMDPANVDDDYARKQKVMAGVDDLKIQVLPGNNLAKGYKEGPWVEEWPNGPPDQLPLAIEITIELKDRGEIKRLFSLAPGKFQG; the protein is encoded by the coding sequence ATGAAGAAAAGCAGCAGCAAACCGTACAGCAACAGCCGTAAGCAGCAGGGTATGACCCTGTTGGAAGTGCTGATTGCCACTTTTGTGATGGCGATGATCGCGACCATGGCCTTTGGTGCGCTGAGTGTGAGCGATCGCTCCCGCGAGGTGAGCGAAGACCGGATGAAAGATATCCAGCGGCTCGATCGCATCTGGCTGATGATGGAGAACGATTTGAACAATGCGCTGGGCTACGCCCGCGGTTCCGAAAATGCGTTTTCCAGCGTGGGTGGTACTGACTATAACGGTGTATTGCCCGCGATGCAGGTGAGCTACGGCGGCGAGTTTTCGCTGGTGCTGATGCGCGGCGGCTGGGCGAATCCCTTGCACTTCCCGCGTACGGAGCTGGCGCGCGTGGCTTACAAGTTGGACCAGGATAATATCTTGTGGCGATACAGCTGGATGGACCCGGCCAATGTGGATGACGACTATGCGCGCAAACAAAAAGTGATGGCGGGCGTAGATGACCTGAAAATCCAGGTGTTACCTGGCAATAATCTGGCGAAGGGGTACAAAGAAGGGCCGTGGGTGGAAGAATGGCCGAACGGGCCCCCGGATCAATTGCCGCTCGCCATTGAAATTACCATCGAGTTAAAAGACCGCGGTGAGATAAAGCGGTTATTTTCCTTGGCGCCAGGCAAGTTTCAGGGTTAA
- the gspI gene encoding type II secretion system minor pseudopilin GspI produces the protein MLQANRGFTLIEAMIALVIVGVTLVALVERVQSVSDNTGNIEEKTFAYWIAQNKLEEIFLDYRLKKTFPRTEQHDKEEYAGKDWYWEVKPEVRPTALGNMYRLEVRVGNAEDDILASVAGLLHEEKQQQTVQQQP, from the coding sequence ATGCTACAGGCGAACCGCGGATTTACCTTAATTGAAGCGATGATTGCGCTGGTAATTGTCGGCGTGACACTGGTGGCGCTGGTTGAGCGTGTGCAATCGGTGTCGGACAACACGGGCAATATCGAAGAAAAAACTTTCGCCTACTGGATTGCGCAAAACAAACTGGAAGAAATTTTTCTGGATTACCGTTTGAAAAAAACGTTTCCCAGAACTGAGCAACACGATAAAGAGGAGTACGCCGGCAAAGACTGGTACTGGGAGGTGAAGCCTGAAGTGCGGCCAACGGCGTTGGGCAATATGTATCGCCTCGAAGTGCGCGTTGGTAACGCCGAAGACGATATTCTCGCGAGCGTGGCAGGCCTGTTACATGAAGAAAAGCAGCAGCAAACCGTACAGCAACAGCCGTAA
- a CDS encoding GspH/FimT family pseudopilin, with translation MSRHSGFTLLEILIVMVVIAVAMGGATLAINSGGPEKELKEVVEKFTAYADHAGEMAVISNEPMGLLLEPPGWQENLDAGWRFRWQKLTYQGWVDYEKLPPVELPPAIQLYVTIEGNLWEWEDAPKVKLPAIAFYPGGDMTQFEIEFTLNDFSDESQHVAVNEWGEVIWVEQAEAMAELDEEMGYQ, from the coding sequence ATGTCCCGGCATTCCGGTTTTACGTTGCTGGAAATTTTGATTGTCATGGTGGTGATCGCAGTAGCTATGGGCGGTGCAACCCTGGCTATTAACAGTGGCGGGCCGGAAAAAGAGTTAAAAGAAGTGGTGGAGAAATTCACCGCTTACGCCGATCACGCCGGTGAAATGGCGGTGATCAGCAACGAACCCATGGGGTTGCTTCTGGAGCCGCCAGGCTGGCAGGAAAACCTGGATGCCGGTTGGCGGTTTCGCTGGCAGAAGCTCACCTACCAAGGCTGGGTCGATTACGAAAAACTGCCCCCGGTGGAGCTGCCACCGGCGATCCAGTTGTACGTAACAATCGAAGGCAATCTGTGGGAGTGGGAAGACGCACCTAAAGTGAAATTGCCGGCGATTGCGTTTTATCCCGGCGGTGATATGACCCAGTTTGAGATCGAGTTCACCCTCAATGATTTCTCCGATGAAAGCCAGCATGTGGCGGTTAACGAATGGGGCGAAGTTATCTGGGTAGAGCAGGCGGAAGCCATGGCGGAACTCGATGAGGAAATGGGCTACCAGTGA
- the gspG gene encoding type II secretion system major pseudopilin GspG has product MKHIKQNKGFSLIEIMVVLVIMGLLASIVAPNVMEVLSGSKEKKVQADFANIETALKMYKLDNFVYPTTEQGLEALVSRPSSSPEPRNWRKGGYLDELPVDPWDTPYQYLSPGEGHAYEIYTLGADGVRGGEEEGRDLSNWDSAANTNQ; this is encoded by the coding sequence ATGAAACACATAAAACAGAACAAAGGTTTCAGCCTTATCGAAATTATGGTGGTGTTGGTGATTATGGGCCTGCTGGCCTCCATCGTTGCGCCGAACGTGATGGAAGTTTTGTCGGGCAGTAAAGAGAAAAAAGTGCAGGCCGACTTTGCCAATATCGAAACCGCGCTAAAAATGTACAAGCTCGACAATTTCGTTTATCCGACCACCGAACAGGGCCTGGAAGCGCTGGTTTCACGCCCCAGTTCATCGCCCGAGCCGCGCAACTGGCGCAAAGGCGGCTACCTGGACGAACTGCCGGTCGACCCCTGGGATACCCCCTACCAGTACCTGAGCCCAGGTGAAGGTCACGCTTACGAAATTTACACCCTGGGCGCTGATGGCGTGCGCGGTGGCGAGGAAGAAGGGCGCGACCTCTCTAACTGGGACAGCGCTGCCAATACCAACCAATAA
- the gspF gene encoding type II secretion system inner membrane protein GspF, whose protein sequence is MGAYSYQALDAKGKTVKGVIEGDSERHVRNQLRSKQLKPLQVKTTRQRGPAAGSKDSGFSLFNRRPHMGYRDVSLVTRQLASLVQSGLPLDEVLASTAKQSRKPAAKTIMLQVRSRVLEGLSLAQAMAEMPRVFDGLYRAMVRAGESSGYLGPVLERLADYTERSQETKQKLKGAMVYPIIMMLVSISVVTLMMVKVVPNLVGMFERNKQELPFVTKFLIGASNFLVNYGVFLLLGIVGLIIAFQWALRAESRRKKWHSILLRAPMTGNLILQAESARYASTLGLLANSGVPLLEALRIAAQVLTNHELRAAAKEVAVLVQEGSSLHKALDSVEVFPPLLVQMAASGEANGKLAEQLLHAARNQERELEFTVNTALGLMEPFMVLFMGGVVTFIVIAILLPIFQMNQMVS, encoded by the coding sequence ATGGGTGCATACAGTTATCAGGCGCTTGATGCCAAAGGCAAAACCGTTAAAGGGGTTATCGAAGGCGACTCCGAGCGCCACGTGCGCAACCAGTTGCGGTCCAAACAGCTCAAGCCATTACAGGTAAAAACCACGCGTCAGCGCGGCCCTGCGGCGGGCAGTAAAGATTCAGGATTCTCCCTGTTTAACCGCCGCCCGCATATGGGCTATCGGGACGTATCGCTGGTGACCCGTCAGCTGGCGTCGCTGGTTCAATCCGGTTTGCCGCTGGATGAGGTGCTCGCATCGACCGCCAAGCAAAGCCGCAAGCCGGCAGCGAAAACCATCATGCTGCAGGTGCGCTCGCGCGTGCTGGAGGGGTTGAGCCTGGCACAAGCCATGGCGGAAATGCCGCGTGTATTCGATGGCCTTTATCGGGCCATGGTGCGCGCAGGGGAATCCTCTGGCTATCTTGGCCCGGTATTGGAGCGCCTCGCGGACTACACCGAGCGCAGCCAGGAAACCAAGCAAAAACTTAAAGGTGCAATGGTCTACCCCATCATCATGATGTTGGTCAGTATTTCCGTTGTCACCCTGATGATGGTGAAGGTGGTGCCCAATCTGGTGGGCATGTTCGAACGCAATAAACAAGAACTGCCGTTTGTTACCAAGTTTCTCATTGGTGCCAGTAATTTTTTGGTGAATTACGGTGTGTTTTTATTACTGGGCATTGTCGGGTTGATAATCGCGTTCCAGTGGGCCTTGCGCGCTGAATCACGGCGAAAAAAATGGCACAGCATTTTGTTGCGGGCGCCAATGACCGGCAACCTGATTTTGCAGGCCGAAAGTGCGCGTTACGCAAGTACCCTGGGGCTGTTGGCCAACAGTGGCGTACCTCTACTGGAAGCATTGCGTATTGCTGCGCAGGTACTCACTAACCACGAATTACGCGCGGCGGCGAAAGAAGTCGCGGTTCTGGTGCAGGAAGGTTCGAGTTTGCACAAAGCGCTGGACTCGGTAGAAGTGTTTCCACCTTTGCTTGTGCAGATGGCCGCCAGTGGCGAGGCTAACGGCAAACTTGCCGAGCAGCTGTTACACGCGGCGCGCAACCAGGAGCGCGAGTTGGAATTTACGGTGAACACGGCGCTGGGTTTGATGGAGCCATTTATGGTGCTGTTTATGGGCGGTGTGGTCACCTTTATCGTGATTGCGATTTTGTTGCCCATTTTCCAAATGAACCAGATGGTAAGCTAA
- the gspE gene encoding type II secretion system ATPase GspE — MNVNDEIANEVLSDPLLADVAELEVVEGETAAVMTRFPFSFATNYGVMLHEGRVLHQPGISAQTLLEVRRFLGRPFEIEELDEAAFKARLTRVYQSTDGEALQAVEDMGAEFDLTALADDIPDDSELLSGDGDAPVIRLINAVLSQAVQEKASDIHVEPYEDRVSIRFRVDGILSEVLSPKPQLAPVLVSRLKVMARLDIAEKRIPQDGRITVKLAGHAVDIRVSTIPSAHGERVVLRLLDQAAGQLSLEQLRMPAGVIETFKGALHKPHGIILVTGPTGSGKTTSLYAGISHLNSRSRNILTVEDPIEYLLPGIGQTQVNTKVDMTFARGLRAILRQDPDVVMIGEIRDQETASIAVQASLTGHLVLSTLHTNTAIGAITRLQDMGVEPFLLSSSLEALMAQRLVRMLCTHCKEETVSGESELVRLGIPEGSMVFRPVGCDHCHNTGYRGRGGLYEFIQVDDQLRQLIHEGAGEQVMLAHARKNSKSIDQCGRDKVLSGETSVEEVLRVTAIS; from the coding sequence ATGAATGTAAACGACGAAATAGCCAATGAAGTATTAAGCGATCCACTGCTGGCGGATGTCGCCGAGCTGGAAGTTGTTGAGGGCGAAACGGCCGCAGTGATGACCCGCTTCCCGTTCTCGTTTGCCACCAATTATGGGGTCATGTTGCACGAAGGGCGGGTGTTGCATCAGCCGGGCATCTCTGCACAAACATTGCTGGAGGTGCGCCGCTTTTTGGGGCGCCCTTTCGAAATAGAAGAACTGGATGAAGCGGCGTTTAAAGCGCGGCTGACCCGGGTCTATCAAAGTACCGACGGTGAGGCCTTGCAGGCCGTGGAAGATATGGGCGCGGAGTTCGATCTTACCGCCCTGGCTGACGATATTCCCGACGACAGCGAACTGCTTTCTGGCGATGGCGACGCGCCGGTTATTCGTTTGATCAACGCGGTACTCTCCCAGGCAGTGCAGGAAAAAGCGTCGGATATCCACGTCGAACCTTATGAAGATCGGGTTTCCATCCGCTTTCGTGTGGACGGTATCCTGAGTGAAGTTCTGTCGCCCAAGCCGCAGTTGGCACCGGTGCTGGTATCGCGCTTGAAGGTAATGGCGCGCCTGGATATTGCCGAAAAACGTATCCCGCAGGACGGCCGTATCACGGTAAAACTGGCTGGGCACGCTGTCGATATCCGGGTGTCTACCATTCCGTCCGCCCACGGTGAGCGTGTGGTATTGCGTCTGCTGGATCAGGCCGCAGGTCAGCTCTCATTGGAGCAGCTGCGCATGCCAGCCGGAGTGATTGAAACCTTCAAAGGCGCGCTGCACAAACCTCACGGTATTATTCTGGTAACGGGCCCAACCGGCTCCGGTAAAACCACCTCGCTCTACGCGGGCATCAGCCACCTGAACAGTCGTTCGCGCAATATTCTTACGGTGGAAGACCCTATCGAGTACCTGCTGCCGGGGATCGGCCAAACGCAGGTAAATACCAAAGTCGACATGACCTTTGCCCGTGGGTTGCGCGCTATTCTGCGTCAGGACCCGGACGTGGTGATGATCGGTGAAATCCGTGACCAGGAGACCGCATCCATTGCGGTACAGGCCAGTTTAACCGGCCACTTGGTACTCTCCACCCTGCATACCAATACCGCAATCGGTGCGATTACCCGCTTGCAGGATATGGGTGTCGAGCCCTTCTTACTTTCCTCCAGTCTCGAAGCGCTCATGGCCCAGCGACTGGTGCGTATGCTCTGCACCCACTGTAAAGAAGAGACCGTTTCTGGCGAATCAGAGCTGGTGCGTTTGGGCATCCCCGAAGGCTCCATGGTTTTCCGCCCTGTCGGCTGTGATCACTGCCACAACACCGGCTATCGCGGTCGCGGCGGTTTGTACGAATTTATTCAGGTGGACGACCAGCTGCGCCAATTAATTCACGAAGGTGCGGGTGAGCAGGTGATGCTGGCCCATGCCCGTAAAAACAGCAAATCTATCGACCAGTGTGGCCGCGACAAAGTGCTCTCCGGCGAAACCAGTGTTGAAGAAGTCTTGCGAGTGACGGCGATTTCCTGA